One part of the Olleya sp. YS genome encodes these proteins:
- a CDS encoding YfiR/HmsC family protein, which produces MTFNNRSSVLKNYYKALVLCTLSFFLGVSTHAQDYNNEQVKRLQRAIFVYNFAQQVGWQNQQDSTSFKIGVLGPDRAIIDFKSLAQKRKINNKPVTVVSFNAVKDVKDIQLLYVNKAYNFDINYILNKISGKNILLVTEDYNYNTSMINIVNVGDSFEYEINSQLINKEGFATASSLKQYAVSSSQKWKDLYQNTEASLKDAKQKEAQQESIIKNKEAQIQSQKQQISTQDIVIDTILNSVLTKDQWIKTLSNQSELQKQKFEDKVKIEQLLEDNIRQQVEFIKSQEEKITSSNLEIQKQDALIKNQNAEIEKRELILKQKDSTIVNQKTTNTLLIALVGLALFAALLIYRSYLSKKKLSKALEVKNAAIQKQSLELESKNDELEQFAYIASHDLKEPLITISSLINMLVEENHDKFDDEGKMTLDYITESSNRMQKLIDAILQYSRLGKSKTITDVDCNTIVTILKDDLKNVIDRTNTKIITSNLPTVKGAELELRLLFQNLISNGIKFTKKETTPIITIDCIRKTDNALNDFWEFSIKDNGIGIPEKHKERIFSIFQRLHSREEYEGTGIGLAHCKKIVEAHGGRIWLESVVNKGSTFYFTIPA; this is translated from the coding sequence ATGACGTTTAACAATAGATCATCTGTACTAAAAAACTATTATAAAGCTTTAGTTTTATGTACTCTATCATTTTTTTTAGGTGTTTCTACACATGCACAAGATTATAACAATGAGCAAGTAAAGCGATTACAACGTGCCATTTTTGTATATAATTTTGCACAACAAGTCGGTTGGCAAAATCAACAAGATAGTACAAGCTTTAAAATTGGAGTTTTAGGTCCAGATCGTGCTATAATTGACTTTAAATCCTTAGCACAAAAGCGTAAAATAAATAATAAACCAGTAACTGTGGTTAGCTTTAACGCTGTTAAAGATGTCAAAGACATACAGTTATTATATGTTAACAAAGCTTATAACTTTGATATTAACTACATATTAAATAAAATATCAGGAAAAAATATTCTTTTAGTAACCGAGGATTACAATTACAACACTTCAATGATTAATATTGTAAATGTTGGAGACTCTTTTGAATATGAAATTAACTCTCAATTAATTAACAAAGAAGGTTTTGCTACTGCTAGTTCTTTAAAACAGTATGCTGTTAGCTCATCCCAAAAATGGAAAGACCTTTATCAAAACACTGAAGCGTCCTTAAAAGACGCAAAACAAAAAGAAGCACAACAAGAAAGCATTATTAAAAACAAGGAGGCGCAAATTCAATCTCAAAAACAGCAAATTAGTACACAAGACATCGTTATTGATACAATATTGAATTCTGTTTTAACCAAAGACCAATGGATTAAAACGTTGTCTAATCAATCCGAATTACAAAAACAAAAATTTGAAGATAAAGTTAAAATAGAACAACTTCTTGAAGATAACATTAGGCAACAAGTTGAATTTATAAAATCCCAAGAAGAAAAAATAACCTCTAGCAACCTTGAGATACAAAAACAAGATGCTTTAATAAAAAATCAAAATGCCGAGATTGAAAAAAGAGAACTAATACTTAAACAAAAAGACTCTACAATCGTTAATCAAAAAACGACAAACACCCTATTAATAGCACTTGTAGGCTTAGCCTTGTTTGCTGCTTTATTAATTTATCGTAGTTATCTCTCAAAGAAAAAATTAAGTAAAGCTTTAGAGGTTAAAAATGCAGCAATACAAAAGCAATCATTAGAATTAGAGTCAAAAAACGATGAACTAGAACAATTTGCATACATAGCTAGTCATGATTTAAAAGAACCTTTAATTACCATTTCTAGTTTAATTAATATGCTAGTTGAAGAAAATCATGATAAATTTGATGATGAAGGTAAAATGACTCTTGACTACATCACAGAATCCAGTAATAGGATGCAAAAACTAATCGATGCTATCTTACAATATTCTAGACTAGGTAAAAGTAAAACTATAACAGATGTTGACTGTAACACTATTGTAACCATTTTAAAAGACGATTTAAAAAATGTAATTGATCGAACTAACACTAAAATTATTACATCAAATTTACCAACTGTTAAAGGTGCAGAATTAGAGCTAAGATTACTTTTTCAAAATCTAATTAGTAATGGGATAAAATTTACAAAAAAAGAGACAACACCAATAATAACAATAGACTGTATAAGAAAAACTGATAATGCACTAAACGATTTTTGGGAGTTTTCTATAAAAGATAACGGTATTGGTATTCCAGAAAAACATAAAGAACGAATCTTCTCTATTTTTCAAAGATTACACTCCAGAGAAGAATACGAAGGGACAGGTATTGGCTTAGCACATTGTAAAAAAATTGTCGAAGCACATGGTGGAAGAATTTGGTTAGAATCTGTTGTTAATAAAGGAAGTACGTTTTACTTTACAATTCCAGCATAA
- a CDS encoding TonB-dependent receptor, producing the protein MKHYTYFLFIFLFYFNTIAQERATITGVVSDQFGALPGAKVTIEGTNFNTLTDINGSYTFKLEEGEYIVTAGFVMYNSESKSVTVKVGETATLDFILKTGFTIDQPVSLGSRAEPKSSLKTTAPVDIISPQELTNSTQIELSHILHYLVPSFHSTNQTISDGTDHIDPATLRGLGPDQVLVLVNGKRRHNSSLLNVNGTVGRGTVGTDFNAIPIASIERIEILRDGATSQYGSDAIAGVVNIILKRQVEVIDIDGRIGINKEGDGQTNYFSSNFGFNLGKEGFINLTGEYRSRDATNRAGNYTGPVYSNNATEDADLINENYFFNTTGYSDQRIMEIGSAQTQNLAVSFNGELPFSNNSSFYFNGGRNYREGKAKGFFRLPKDEDRVVLELFPNGFSPQILTDIQDDAITAGIRGVKNNWNIDFSYSIGKNALDYTVNNSNNASLGIASPKTFYSGGFRYQQNTSNLDISRTYDWLSGVNIAFGAELRVENYQIIAGEEASYINGGSTYTDEFGDEQPRIPGAQVFPGFQPENELSRFRTNSAGYLDIETNISEKLLLKTAARYEYYNDFGGQLIWKFSGRYRVNNDISVRSGFSSGFRAPSLHQVYFQNISSQFINGEIIQVGTFNNESAIAQEAFKIKSLKPELSRHFSLGVNGKLQDNLSFTVDYYYIKIKDRIVLSGRFAEGYESILEPFNAGAAQFFTNAIDSETSGIDAALQYKTELGNGILNASIAANFNKTRVVGDIKVSESLIGQEDLLFNREEIARVESAQPNYKINNLLSYEIRGFKINLGNTYFGDVSFIHPEDGNPNNWVLNELSGEIETRDQKFTPKLLTDLSVSYKLNKSLEFVLGGNNIFNVYPDKHTHSANINNGNFVYSRRVQQFGVNGSNFYIRAFLKL; encoded by the coding sequence ATGAAACACTATACTTATTTTCTATTTATATTCTTATTTTACTTTAACACTATCGCTCAAGAAAGAGCAACTATTACTGGTGTTGTTTCTGATCAATTTGGTGCTTTACCTGGAGCAAAAGTAACTATTGAAGGAACAAATTTTAATACTTTAACAGATATTAATGGTAGTTATACCTTTAAATTAGAAGAAGGAGAATACATTGTAACTGCAGGATTTGTAATGTATAATTCAGAATCTAAAAGTGTGACGGTAAAAGTTGGTGAAACTGCTACTTTAGATTTTATACTTAAAACTGGATTTACAATAGACCAACCTGTCTCGTTAGGTTCTCGAGCAGAACCAAAGTCTTCATTAAAAACTACTGCTCCTGTAGATATTATTTCTCCTCAAGAATTAACCAACTCAACGCAAATAGAATTGAGTCACATATTACATTACTTAGTACCATCTTTTCATTCCACTAATCAAACTATTTCAGACGGAACAGACCATATAGACCCAGCAACTTTAAGAGGATTGGGTCCAGATCAAGTGTTAGTGTTGGTTAATGGAAAACGAAGACACAACAGCTCTTTACTTAATGTAAATGGTACTGTAGGACGAGGTACTGTTGGTACAGATTTTAATGCTATACCTATTGCTTCTATTGAGCGTATTGAAATTCTTCGTGATGGTGCAACCTCTCAATATGGATCGGATGCTATTGCTGGAGTTGTTAACATTATACTTAAAAGACAAGTAGAAGTTATCGACATTGATGGACGTATTGGAATTAATAAAGAAGGAGATGGACAAACTAACTATTTCAGTTCTAATTTTGGATTTAATCTAGGTAAAGAAGGATTTATAAATCTTACGGGAGAATACAGAAGCAGAGACGCCACAAATAGAGCTGGAAACTATACAGGACCTGTCTATTCTAATAATGCAACTGAAGATGCTGATTTAATCAACGAAAATTACTTTTTTAATACTACTGGTTATTCTGATCAAAGAATTATGGAAATAGGAAGCGCGCAAACTCAGAATTTAGCAGTGTCGTTTAATGGAGAGTTACCATTTTCAAATAACTCATCATTCTATTTCAATGGTGGTAGAAATTATAGAGAAGGAAAAGCAAAAGGATTTTTTAGATTACCTAAGGACGAAGATCGTGTTGTCTTAGAGTTATTCCCTAATGGGTTTTCTCCACAAATATTAACAGACATTCAAGATGATGCCATTACTGCAGGTATTAGAGGTGTAAAAAATAATTGGAACATAGATTTTAGCTATTCTATTGGTAAAAACGCTTTAGATTATACGGTTAATAATTCCAACAATGCATCATTAGGTATTGCATCTCCTAAAACATTTTATTCGGGTGGATTTAGATATCAACAAAATACTTCTAATTTAGACATTTCAAGAACATATGATTGGTTAAGTGGAGTAAACATTGCGTTTGGAGCAGAACTAAGAGTTGAAAACTATCAAATTATTGCAGGAGAAGAAGCATCTTACATCAATGGAGGAAGTACTTACACAGATGAATTTGGAGATGAACAACCACGTATTCCTGGTGCACAAGTATTTCCTGGTTTTCAGCCAGAAAATGAATTGAGTCGATTTAGAACAAATAGTGCAGGTTATTTAGATATTGAAACTAACATTTCAGAAAAATTATTACTAAAAACTGCAGCTAGGTATGAGTATTATAACGATTTTGGCGGACAACTTATTTGGAAATTTTCAGGTCGTTACAGAGTCAACAATGATATTAGTGTTAGAAGTGGATTTTCGAGCGGATTTAGGGCACCTTCACTACACCAAGTCTATTTTCAAAATATAAGTTCTCAATTTATTAATGGTGAAATTATTCAAGTCGGAACATTCAATAACGAAAGTGCAATAGCACAAGAAGCCTTTAAAATTAAGTCTTTAAAACCAGAATTATCAAGACATTTTAGTTTAGGAGTAAATGGAAAACTACAAGATAATTTATCATTTACAGTAGATTATTACTATATAAAAATAAAAGATAGAATTGTATTATCTGGTCGTTTTGCAGAAGGTTATGAAAGTATCTTAGAACCTTTTAACGCTGGTGCTGCACAATTTTTTACCAACGCAATAGATTCTGAAACCTCTGGTATTGACGCAGCTTTACAATACAAAACAGAATTAGGAAACGGAATATTAAATGCTTCCATTGCTGCCAATTTTAATAAAACTAGGGTTGTTGGAGACATTAAAGTATCCGAGTCTTTGATTGGTCAAGAAGATCTTTTATTTAACAGAGAGGAAATTGCGAGAGTAGAATCGGCTCAACCCAATTACAAAATAAACAATCTGTTATCTTACGAGATTAGAGGTTTTAAAATAAATTTAGGAAACACATATTTTGGTGATGTTAGTTTTATTCATCCTGAAGATGGAAACCCAAATAATTGGGTTTTAAATGAATTATCTGGAGAAATAGAAACTAGAGACCAAAAATTTACGCCTAAATTACTTACAGATTTATCTGTATCTTACAAGCTAAATAAAAGTTTAGAATTCGTTCTAGGCGGAAACAATATTTTTAATGTTTATCCAGATAAACATACACATTCTGCCAATATTAATAATGGAAATTTCGTTTACAGTAGACGTGTCCAACAATTTGGCGTTAACGGATCAAATTTTTACATCAGAGCCTTTTTAAAACTATAA
- a CDS encoding response regulator, whose translation MKQEIKCVLLIDDDKVTNFYNTKIVNKHEKIKEVVAVTSGEKALEYLKEAISGLCLKPNLIFLDINMPAMNGWEFVVEYNKLDQNFTKDIKLVMLTTSNNPDDFERSKQIVSIDDFINKPLSVNLLTNLLENYYKVKTY comes from the coding sequence ATGAAACAAGAAATTAAATGTGTACTATTAATTGATGATGATAAAGTCACCAATTTTTATAATACCAAAATAGTCAATAAGCACGAAAAAATTAAAGAAGTCGTTGCTGTTACCAGTGGTGAAAAGGCTTTAGAGTATCTTAAAGAAGCAATATCTGGATTGTGTCTTAAACCAAATCTTATTTTTCTAGATATAAACATGCCTGCAATGAATGGTTGGGAGTTTGTAGTAGAATATAATAAATTAGATCAAAACTTTACCAAAGATATAAAGCTAGTTATGCTTACAACATCTAATAATCCTGATGATTTTGAACGCTCTAAGCAGATTGTATCTATTGATGACTTTATTAATAAACCGCTATCTGTAAACCTACTTACTAATTTGTTAGAAAATTACTACAAAGTAAAAACTTATTAA
- a CDS encoding Crp/Fnr family transcriptional regulator: MYQELQQHYGYLFEDELLQEINNVGTYRDIPEGFKLIEIGDYIKSMPLLVSGAIKILREDDEGDELILYFIEQGDTCAMTLSCCLGNSKSEIRAIAETDTKLIMIPVSKMEEWLGKYKSWQQFVLQSYHNRMTELLEAVDTIAFLKMDERLFKYLKDKAMVNHNDIIYVTHQEIARDLHTSRVVISRLLKTLEINGKIKLHRNNIKVVDL, from the coding sequence ATGTATCAAGAATTACAACAACATTATGGTTATTTATTTGAAGATGAGTTACTTCAAGAAATTAATAATGTAGGAACTTATAGAGATATTCCTGAAGGATTTAAATTGATAGAAATAGGTGATTATATCAAATCTATGCCACTTTTGGTTAGTGGTGCTATTAAAATATTAAGAGAAGATGATGAAGGTGATGAGTTAATCTTATACTTTATCGAACAAGGCGACACTTGTGCTATGACTTTATCTTGTTGTTTAGGTAATTCTAAAAGTGAAATTAGAGCAATAGCCGAAACAGATACTAAATTAATAATGATACCAGTGTCTAAAATGGAAGAGTGGTTAGGAAAATATAAATCTTGGCAACAATTTGTATTACAAAGTTATCACAACCGTATGACAGAACTTTTGGAAGCTGTAGACACTATTGCATTTTTAAAAATGGACGAGCGATTGTTTAAATACCTTAAAGACAAAGCAATGGTTAATCATAACGACATCATATACGTCACCCATCAAGAAATTGCAAGAGATTTACATACTTCAAGAGTGGTGATATCTAGACTATTAAAGACCTTGGAGATTAATGGTAAGATAAAATTACACCGTAACAATATCAAGGTAGTAGATTTGTAA
- a CDS encoding sulfite exporter TauE/SafE family protein: MDIQQVFGYFGALFIGVVLGLIGGGGSILTVPILVYLLFINPVTATAYSLFVVGVSALVGAIRNIQKGLVDFKTAIVFAIPAFIAVYSTRKYIVPAIPEKLFNLGDFLVTKNIAIMLFFALVMLVASIFMIRNTTNNSNAESEVKYNYPLIIIEGIVVGVLTGIVGAGGGFLIIPALVLLAKLPMKKAVATSLLIIAIKSLIGFIGDVENLEIDWLFLSSFTAISVLGIFLGIYLSNFIEGKKLKKGFGWFVLIMGVYIVIKELTNTVM; encoded by the coding sequence ATGGATATACAACAAGTATTTGGATATTTTGGAGCACTTTTTATAGGTGTAGTTTTAGGACTTATTGGAGGTGGTGGTTCTATTTTAACAGTACCAATTTTAGTGTATCTATTATTTATTAATCCAGTTACTGCAACTGCCTATTCTTTATTTGTTGTTGGTGTGTCTGCGTTAGTTGGAGCTATTCGTAATATCCAAAAAGGATTAGTCGATTTCAAAACCGCTATTGTGTTTGCTATTCCAGCATTTATTGCGGTGTATTCAACTAGAAAATATATAGTGCCTGCAATACCAGAAAAGCTATTTAATTTGGGTGATTTTTTAGTAACAAAAAATATAGCAATTATGCTGTTTTTTGCTCTAGTTATGTTGGTTGCTTCTATTTTTATGATTAGAAACACCACCAATAATAGTAATGCAGAATCTGAAGTCAAATACAACTATCCATTAATAATTATTGAAGGTATAGTTGTTGGTGTATTAACAGGAATAGTTGGAGCAGGTGGTGGTTTTTTAATCATTCCAGCATTGGTTTTGTTGGCAAAATTACCAATGAAAAAAGCAGTTGCTACCTCATTATTAATAATAGCTATTAAGTCGTTAATAGGATTTATAGGTGATGTCGAAAATTTAGAAATAGATTGGTTATTTTTGTCAAGTTTTACAGCAATATCTGTATTAGGTATATTTTTAGGGATTTATCTATCCAATTTTATTGAAGGTAAAAAGCTAAAAAAAGGATTTGGTTGGTTTGTATTAATTATGGGTGTTTACATTGTAATTAAAGAGCTAACTAATACTGTAATGTAA
- a CDS encoding MBL fold metallo-hydrolase: MNIQQIYTGCLAQAAYYIESNGEAVIIDPLREVLPYIDKATSDNAKIKYIFETHFHADFVSGHLDLKAKTGAQIVFGPTAKPNYDAIIAEDNQIFEVGDYKIKVIHTPGHTMESTTYLLIDEHGKQHGIVTGDTLFIGDVGRPDLAQKVSSDLTQEKLAGYLYDSLRNKIMTLPDDIIVYPAHGAGSACGKNMSKETTDTLGNQKKTNYALRADMTKEEFTAELLDGLSEPPAYFPQNVMMNIEGYESLDKVMKVSQNPLSPKAFEAAANETEAIILDVRHQTEFIKGHIPRSIFIGIDGGFAPWVGSLIADVSQPILLVAPEGREEEVITRLSRVGFDNVIGYLEGSFEAWKHAGMEYDTLTSISAEEFANRYPENKDVVFDVRKDGEFTAEHVDGAKHTALDNINSHLSEFPEDKPFYIHCAGGYRSVIAASILKSRGIHNLIDVAGGYGAIKKTDIPRTDYVCPSTLK; this comes from the coding sequence ATGAATATACAACAAATATACACAGGATGCTTAGCTCAAGCTGCTTACTATATAGAAAGTAATGGTGAAGCTGTCATTATAGATCCATTAAGAGAAGTACTACCATATATTGATAAAGCAACGTCTGATAACGCAAAAATTAAATACATTTTTGAAACACATTTTCATGCCGATTTTGTGTCTGGACATTTAGATTTAAAAGCAAAAACTGGTGCACAAATTGTTTTTGGACCTACTGCAAAACCAAATTACGATGCAATTATAGCAGAAGACAATCAAATCTTTGAAGTTGGAGATTATAAAATAAAAGTTATCCATACACCAGGACACACCATGGAAAGCACCACCTATCTTTTAATAGACGAACATGGTAAGCAACATGGTATTGTAACTGGTGATACGTTATTTATTGGTGATGTTGGTCGTCCAGACTTGGCTCAAAAAGTATCTTCAGATTTAACACAAGAAAAATTAGCAGGTTATTTATATGATTCACTACGCAATAAAATAATGACGCTTCCGGATGATATCATTGTGTATCCTGCACATGGAGCAGGATCTGCTTGTGGAAAAAACATGAGTAAGGAAACCACTGACACATTAGGTAACCAGAAAAAAACCAACTATGCATTACGTGCTGATATGACTAAAGAAGAATTTACAGCAGAATTATTGGATGGTTTATCAGAACCACCAGCTTATTTTCCTCAAAATGTTATGATGAATATCGAAGGTTATGAAAGCTTAGATAAGGTTATGAAAGTATCACAAAACCCATTATCACCAAAAGCTTTTGAAGCTGCAGCAAATGAGACTGAAGCAATTATATTAGATGTACGTCATCAAACAGAATTTATTAAAGGTCATATTCCTCGTTCTATATTTATAGGTATTGATGGTGGATTTGCACCTTGGGTTGGCTCATTAATTGCAGATGTTAGTCAGCCAATACTTTTAGTCGCTCCAGAAGGTAGAGAAGAAGAAGTCATCACACGTTTGTCTCGTGTTGGTTTTGATAATGTTATTGGATATTTAGAAGGTAGTTTCGAGGCTTGGAAACATGCAGGAATGGAATACGATACTTTAACTTCAATTTCTGCTGAAGAATTTGCAAATCGCTATCCAGAAAATAAAGATGTTGTTTTTGATGTTAGAAAAGATGGCGAGTTTACCGCAGAGCACGTCGATGGAGCTAAACACACTGCTTTAGACAACATTAACAGTCATTTAAGCGAATTTCCAGAAGATAAACCATTCTATATACATTGTGCTGGTGGTTATAGATCTGTAATTGCAGCCTCCATTTTAAAAAGTAGAGGGATTCATAATTTAATAGATGTAGCAGGTGGATATGGAGCTATTAAAAAAACAGACATACCAAGAACAGACTATGTCTGTCCTTCGACCTTAAAATAA
- the trxA gene encoding thioredoxin: MSKFSDIIHQDKPVLVDFFATWCGPCQTLGPILKDVKDTLGDGVSIIKIDVDKNQALAAKYQVRGVPTMILFKNGKQVWRQSGVLQKNDIINLINTSN, translated from the coding sequence ATGAGTAAATTTTCAGACATAATACATCAAGATAAACCCGTTTTAGTCGATTTTTTTGCGACTTGGTGTGGACCATGCCAAACGCTAGGACCAATATTAAAAGACGTAAAAGATACATTAGGTGATGGAGTATCTATCATAAAAATTGATGTTGATAAAAATCAAGCCTTAGCTGCAAAATATCAAGTTAGAGGTGTGCCCACAATGATTTTGTTTAAAAACGGGAAACAAGTGTGGAGACAATCTGGTGTGCTTCAAAAAAACGATATTATTAACCTTATCAATACATCAAATTGA
- a CDS encoding methyltransferase domain-containing protein has translation MDFNEKYWDNRYKTSDIGWDLGEISPPLKAYFDQLSNQNLKILIPGGGNSYEAEYLHSNGFKNIYVVDVSKTALKNLKARVPSFPSSHLIQDNFFDLDMSFDLIIEQTFFCAINPNLRSAYAAKTFEILNTNGKVAGLLFDAPLNDTHPPFGGSKAEYIEYFKPYFEINIMEEAYNSIKPRLGKELFFIVQKIKNI, from the coding sequence ATGGATTTTAACGAAAAGTATTGGGATAATAGATACAAAACCAGTGATATTGGATGGGATTTAGGCGAAATTTCTCCACCATTAAAAGCATATTTTGACCAATTGTCTAACCAGAATCTTAAAATTTTAATTCCAGGTGGTGGCAATAGTTATGAAGCCGAATATTTACACAGTAATGGTTTTAAAAACATATATGTTGTAGATGTATCAAAAACAGCATTAAAAAATCTAAAGGCTAGAGTACCATCCTTTCCATCGTCTCATCTTATTCAGGATAATTTTTTTGATTTAGACATGAGTTTCGATTTAATCATTGAACAAACTTTTTTCTGTGCAATAAATCCTAATTTACGTTCTGCTTACGCTGCAAAAACTTTTGAAATATTAAATACCAATGGAAAAGTTGCTGGCTTATTGTTTGATGCACCTTTAAACGATACGCATCCACCTTTTGGTGGTAGTAAGGCAGAATATATTGAATATTTTAAACCTTATTTTGAAATTAACATCATGGAAGAAGCTTATAATTCTATTAAGCCAAGACTAGGTAAAGAGTTGTTTTTTATCGTTCAGAAAATAAAAAATATCTAA
- a CDS encoding YeeE/YedE thiosulfate transporter family protein yields the protein MINPLPWFIAGPLIAVIMFVLLRLGKTFGMSSNLRTICSISGAGRFSSFFSINWRDNIWSLVVLIGVIFGGVFAFQVLEVAPPQIHENVVDQLNAYGFDSVNSSYLPTELFGINQLLSVKGFAIILIAGFLVGFGARYAGGCTSGHAIMGLSNLQRPSLIAVIGFFIGGLVMVHLIFPLIF from the coding sequence ATGATTAATCCCTTACCTTGGTTTATAGCTGGACCATTAATAGCAGTAATAATGTTTGTGCTTTTGCGATTAGGCAAAACATTTGGTATGTCCTCAAATCTTAGAACAATATGTTCTATATCTGGCGCTGGAAGATTCTCCTCTTTTTTTAGTATTAATTGGAGAGATAACATTTGGAGTTTAGTAGTACTTATAGGTGTGATATTTGGAGGTGTGTTTGCCTTTCAAGTGTTAGAAGTAGCACCACCACAAATTCACGAAAATGTTGTTGACCAATTAAATGCTTATGGGTTTGATAGCGTAAATTCATCTTATTTGCCAACAGAACTTTTTGGTATCAATCAATTATTATCCGTAAAAGGTTTTGCCATTATTTTAATTGCAGGATTTTTAGTGGGTTTTGGAGCACGTTATGCTGGTGGTTGTACCTCTGGGCATGCTATAATGGGACTAAGTAATCTACAAAGACCATCACTAATAGCAGTAATTGGATTTTTTATAGGCGGATTAGTTATGGTTCATTTAATATTTCCTTTAATTTTTTAA
- a CDS encoding DUF6691 family protein, with translation MKKYIAFFSVGFVFGIILILSEVASWFRIFEMFQFKSFHMYGVIGSAVIVGIALVQLIKQKDVKTFEGKSIQVKDKDKGFTNYLFGGVIFGFGWALAGACPGPMYALLGSGFMSILVLLFGAILGTFVYGVLKSKLPH, from the coding sequence ATGAAAAAATATATTGCTTTTTTTAGTGTAGGTTTTGTTTTTGGGATTATTCTAATTCTCTCAGAGGTTGCCTCTTGGTTCCGTATTTTTGAAATGTTTCAGTTTAAAAGCTTTCATATGTATGGTGTAATAGGTTCTGCTGTTATTGTTGGAATTGCTTTAGTGCAATTGATAAAACAGAAAGACGTTAAGACTTTTGAAGGTAAATCAATACAAGTAAAAGATAAAGATAAAGGCTTTACTAATTACTTGTTTGGAGGTGTTATTTTTGGATTTGGATGGGCTTTAGCTGGTGCATGTCCTGGACCAATGTATGCGTTGTTAGGATCTGGATTTATGAGTATTCTTGTATTATTATTTGGTGCTATTTTGGGTACATTTGTCTATGGTGTTTTAAAAAGCAAACTACCTCATTAA
- a CDS encoding DUF4870 domain-containing protein has product MKEDRQLLVLTHLSQLVTLILGFGSLILPLILWITQKDKVYQMDAHGKTIVNFQLSLVVLYIICVPLILLFGLGLLGWLVLGLVSIIYPIINAIKVSNGENPEYPLSFNFIS; this is encoded by the coding sequence ATGAAAGAAGACAGGCAATTATTAGTATTAACACATTTAAGTCAATTAGTGACTTTAATATTAGGATTTGGAAGCTTAATTCTTCCTTTAATATTGTGGATAACCCAAAAAGACAAAGTGTACCAAATGGATGCACATGGAAAAACCATTGTTAATTTTCAACTCAGTTTAGTTGTATTATACATTATATGTGTACCATTAATTTTATTATTTGGGTTAGGACTTTTAGGATGGTTAGTCTTAGGTCTAGTTTCAATAATATATCCTATTATTAACGCTATTAAAGTTAGTAATGGCGAAAACCCAGAATACCCTTTATCTTTTAATTTTATTAGTTAG
- a CDS encoding lipocalin family protein — protein MINSIRLFLVCLFCFTLLSCDNDDDSNVSMDTHPIVGDWLRSDFTEEPLNEFRLIFQDNNEGFRIFLTTTLNGDIGTTTDFNWSISNDILTISDIENETIVTSFEFTASGNLLLPDYSDLEFIRQ, from the coding sequence ATGATTAATAGCATCAGACTATTTTTAGTTTGTCTATTCTGTTTTACTCTATTGTCTTGTGATAATGATGATGATTCTAATGTATCAATGGATACACACCCAATAGTTGGAGACTGGTTACGAAGTGACTTTACTGAAGAGCCACTTAACGAGTTTAGACTTATTTTTCAAGATAACAATGAAGGTTTCCGAATTTTTTTGACAACAACTTTAAATGGTGATATAGGCACTACAACAGATTTTAACTGGAGTATAAGCAATGACATCCTAACAATTTCTGACATTGAAAATGAAACTATTGTAACGTCATTTGAATTTACAGCTTCCGGTAATTTATTACTTCCTGATTATTCTGACCTAGAATTTATTAGACAATAA